A DNA window from ANME-2 cluster archaeon contains the following coding sequences:
- a CDS encoding DNA-directed RNA polymerase codes for MYKKMKLADTVRIAPELLGDDVNNAVKIALIHKLEGQIDKKVGAIVAIMDVEEVGDGHIIAGDGAVYYESVFDALVFKPELQEIIEGSVVEIVEFGAFIGIGPMDGLIHVSQITDEYISYDSKNARLVTKESNRSISEGDRVRARIVAVSINEQEPRDSKIGLTMRQPALGKLEWIEEDQRIKDKAEA; via the coding sequence ATGTACAAGAAAATGAAACTGGCTGACACTGTACGCATAGCTCCTGAACTGCTGGGAGACGATGTTAACAATGCAGTCAAGATTGCCCTTATACACAAACTGGAAGGGCAGATAGATAAGAAAGTAGGTGCCATTGTTGCCATCATGGATGTTGAAGAAGTTGGTGACGGTCACATCATTGCAGGAGATGGCGCAGTATATTATGAAAGCGTGTTCGATGCACTGGTTTTCAAGCCCGAACTGCAGGAGATCATCGAAGGAAGTGTTGTCGAAATCGTGGAGTTCGGTGCCTTCATCGGTATAGGACCGATGGATGGACTAATCCATGTCAGCCAGATAACAGACGAGTATATTTCCTATGATTCCAAGAACGCCCGTCTGGTTACAAAAGAAAGTAACAGGTCTATCTCAGAAGGGGACCGTGTCCGCGCCAGGATCGTTGCTGTCAGCATAAACGAGCAGGAACCGAGAGATAGCAAAATAGGCCTGACTATGCGTCAACCCGCGCTTGGCAAGTTAGAGTGGATCGAAGAAGACCAGAGAATAAAGGATAAGGCTGAGGCCTGA
- a CDS encoding DNA-binding protein: MKVIIDTNAFMIPVQFGVDIFTELNRLGYDEYMAPSGVVRELKTLKQLAKGKDKLAANAGFTLTQQCTQVMTEGPVDDAIIELAIKEEAAVLTNDIELKKRLCSKDITVVYLRGKDHLEKM, from the coding sequence ATGAAAGTGATTATCGATACCAATGCTTTCATGATCCCTGTCCAGTTCGGAGTGGATATCTTCACGGAACTGAACCGATTGGGATATGATGAGTATATGGCGCCATCAGGCGTTGTAAGGGAACTGAAAACCTTGAAACAACTGGCAAAGGGCAAGGATAAACTGGCAGCAAATGCTGGTTTTACCCTGACACAGCAGTGTACTCAGGTGATGACCGAGGGGCCTGTCGATGATGCTATCATAGAATTGGCTATTAAAGAAGAAGCTGCAGTTCTGACAAATGATATAGAACTTAAGAAAAGATTATGTAGTAAAGACATCACAGTAGTGTACTTGCGCGGAAAAGATCATCTTGAAAAGATGTGA
- a CDS encoding translation initiation factor IF-2 subunit gamma produces MSKPTVNIGIVGHVDHGKTTLVSAISGVWTDKHSEEIKRGISIRLGYADSTFKKCPKCSVPDAYTVADSCEHCNTATEAVRTVSFVDSPGHETLMATMLSGAAIMNGAVLVIAANEKCPQPQTKEHLMALDIIGIKNIVIVQNKIDLVSRDKVLENHQQILDFVKGTVAEGAPIIPLSAQQSINIDLLIQSIEENIPTPEQNIDKPARMLIARSFDINKPGTKPGKITGGVIGGTISQGSLGPGDKIEIRPGRKIESGGAMSWEPIETEVTVIMAGTEKLDTATPGGLIGVGTKLDPSITKSDSLVGQVAGEPGALPPTRNGFVMEVRLLERVVGSADELVIDPIHSNEPLMLNIGTATTVGLVTSARKKDVEVKLKRPVCADEGDGVAISRRVGARWRLIGSGTIK; encoded by the coding sequence TTGAGCAAACCTACTGTTAATATCGGCATCGTGGGCCATGTAGACCACGGAAAGACCACGCTTGTCAGCGCCATATCAGGCGTGTGGACCGACAAGCATAGCGAGGAGATTAAACGGGGCATCTCCATCAGGCTCGGTTATGCCGATTCCACCTTTAAAAAATGTCCCAAATGCAGCGTACCTGATGCCTACACAGTCGCCGATTCCTGTGAACACTGCAACACCGCAACAGAAGCGGTCAGGACAGTATCTTTTGTAGATTCCCCCGGCCACGAGACGCTCATGGCCACTATGCTCTCCGGTGCAGCGATCATGAACGGGGCGGTCCTGGTCATTGCAGCCAATGAGAAATGTCCTCAACCCCAGACCAAAGAACACCTTATGGCCCTGGATATCATAGGTATCAAGAACATCGTCATAGTCCAGAACAAAATTGACCTGGTCAGCAGGGATAAAGTCCTTGAGAACCATCAACAGATACTGGATTTTGTCAAAGGGACCGTTGCAGAAGGCGCCCCCATTATCCCATTATCTGCCCAGCAGTCTATTAATATTGACCTTTTAATCCAATCCATAGAAGAGAACATCCCAACACCTGAACAGAACATAGATAAACCAGCCCGGATGCTCATAGCCCGCTCCTTTGACATCAACAAACCCGGCACAAAACCTGGTAAGATAACAGGCGGTGTGATTGGCGGGACCATAAGCCAGGGTTCCCTCGGTCCGGGTGATAAGATAGAGATCAGGCCCGGACGCAAGATCGAATCCGGCGGAGCAATGAGCTGGGAGCCTATAGAAACGGAAGTCACTGTTATCATGGCCGGAACTGAAAAGTTGGACACAGCTACACCCGGCGGATTGATAGGAGTTGGGACCAAACTTGACCCTTCCATCACCAAGAGCGATAGTCTGGTAGGCCAGGTGGCAGGCGAGCCAGGGGCTCTTCCCCCCACAAGGAACGGTTTTGTCATGGAAGTAAGATTGCTCGAGAGGGTTGTGGGTTCAGCCGATGAACTGGTTATCGACCCCATCCATTCCAATGAACCGCTTATGCTCAACATAGGGACCGCTACTACCGTGGGTTTGGTAACCAGTGCCCGCAAAAAGGACGTTGAAGTTAAACTGAAAAGACCTGTCTGTGCTGATGAAGGTGACGGCGTGGCAATCAGCCGAAGAGTCGGCGCCAGGTGGCGACTTATTGGTTCAGGCACTATAAAATAA
- a CDS encoding FxsA family protein, with protein MFGQLLILFVTVPFIELYILMEMSRQLGLLPTLMLVIVTGIAGAALAKHQGLGVLRRIRSEMSFGQMPGDALFDGVLVLIGAILLLTPGILTDITGFLLLIPGTRVLFKKYLKNWASKKLRSGQIVYTQPGQYV; from the coding sequence ATGTTTGGACAATTATTGATACTCTTTGTGACAGTCCCTTTCATAGAACTCTATATACTCATGGAAATGAGCAGGCAACTGGGACTCCTGCCCACCCTTATGCTTGTAATCGTCACCGGAATAGCCGGGGCCGCGCTGGCAAAGCACCAGGGGCTGGGTGTACTGCGTCGTATCCGGAGTGAGATGTCATTCGGTCAGATGCCCGGAGATGCCCTGTTCGATGGCGTACTGGTGTTGATTGGCGCCATACTGCTGCTCACGCCCGGTATACTCACCGACATTACCGGCTTTTTGCTGCTTATACCCGGCACCCGGGTCCTGTTTAAAAAATATCTGAAAAACTGGGCCAGTAAAAAATTACGCTCAGGACAGATTGTCTATACCCAACCCGGCCAGTATGTGTAA
- a CDS encoding 4Fe-4S binding protein, with the protein MADHEKLVWKEEICAGCGICERSCPGRPRAIVITGGKAFIDFDLCDACGICIRECPVKALSFEMLA; encoded by the coding sequence ATGGCAGACCATGAGAAATTAGTATGGAAGGAAGAGATTTGCGCAGGGTGCGGTATCTGTGAGAGGAGTTGTCCCGGCAGGCCGAGGGCCATTGTTATAACAGGAGGTAAGGCTTTTATAGACTTCGACCTGTGTGATGCCTGTGGCATTTGCATCAGGGAATGCCCGGTCAAAGCACTGAGCTTTGAAATGCTGGCATAA
- a CDS encoding TIGR04083 family peptide-modifying radical SAM enzyme, with protein sequence MPFHVMLIPTLGCPANCAYCWSSEEDSPVMSVETIEEVVNWLKDFRNEPVTFTFHGGEPLLAGADFFRKALPLIAEGLGEQKIAFALQTNLWKMTPELAQILAEYDIPIGSSMDGPKELNDSQRGEGYYDKTMRGYEIATQNGLKVSFICTFTSNSVKSKEDIFNFFLENGLTLKLHPALPSLRSHDPNELALEPEEYGELLVYLLDNYLEHLNDIEVMNINDLCRCVFTGRGNVCTFVDCMGDTFAVGPDGSIYPCYRYVGMADYVMGNVYDRPTMEDLTRSDAWKLMQEFKALVDKKCGDCSYIRFCRGGCPYNATAPYDGKIVDVDPHCIAYKRIFKEITDRLNNEMFGGPGLEMGGFQPVAPVNSKAGIMDLMRKH encoded by the coding sequence ATGCCTTTTCATGTTATGCTGATACCAACGTTAGGCTGTCCTGCTAATTGTGCGTATTGCTGGAGTTCAGAGGAAGACTCTCCGGTAATGAGTGTTGAAACTATCGAAGAAGTGGTAAACTGGCTCAAGGATTTCCGGAACGAACCGGTTACTTTTACCTTCCACGGCGGTGAGCCGTTGTTGGCGGGTGCGGATTTTTTCAGGAAAGCCTTACCATTGATCGCAGAGGGGTTGGGTGAACAGAAAATTGCGTTTGCATTGCAGACGAATCTGTGGAAAATGACGCCGGAACTTGCGCAGATACTGGCTGAGTATGATATTCCTATTGGTTCAAGTATGGATGGCCCAAAGGAGCTGAATGATTCACAGCGGGGAGAAGGGTACTATGATAAGACGATGCGGGGCTATGAAATTGCTACCCAAAATGGTCTTAAGGTAAGCTTTATCTGCACGTTTACCTCAAATTCTGTGAAGTCCAAAGAGGATATTTTCAATTTCTTCCTTGAGAACGGCCTGACCCTTAAGTTACATCCTGCACTGCCATCGCTTCGCAGTCATGACCCGAACGAGCTGGCACTTGAACCTGAAGAGTACGGGGAATTGCTGGTGTACCTGCTGGATAACTATCTGGAACACCTGAACGATATTGAAGTTATGAATATTAACGATCTGTGCAGGTGTGTGTTCACAGGCCGGGGTAATGTTTGCACGTTTGTGGATTGTATGGGGGATACCTTTGCCGTTGGGCCTGATGGCAGTATCTATCCCTGCTACCGCTACGTGGGAATGGCGGACTATGTTATGGGCAATGTATATGACCGTCCCACTATGGAAGACCTTACCCGGTCTGATGCATGGAAGCTTATGCAGGAATTCAAGGCTCTTGTGGACAAAAAATGCGGGGATTGTAGTTACATTCGTTTTTGTCGTGGAGGATGCCCCTACAATGCCACTGCACCGTATGATGGTAAAATTGTGGATGTAGACCCCCACTGTATTGCCTATAAGAGGATTTTCAAGGAGATCACTGACAGGCTGAATAATGAGATGTTTGGCGGTCCCGGTCTGGAGATGGGCGGCTTTCAACCAGTAGCTCCGGTGAATAGCAAGGCAGGAATAATGGACCTGATGCGAAAGCATTAG
- a CDS encoding dodecin family protein, producing the protein MVVKIIETIGSSPESWEAAIKNAVDEASELPIFKSKGNITQVNVKSFNVGVENNQINVFKCRVEILLE; encoded by the coding sequence ATGGTAGTGAAAATAATCGAAACAATTGGTTCGTCCCCGGAAAGCTGGGAAGCTGCAATAAAGAATGCGGTAGATGAAGCGTCTGAACTTCCCATCTTCAAGTCAAAGGGCAACATCACACAGGTCAATGTGAAAAGTTTTAACGTGGGAGTTGAAAATAACCAGATCAACGTATTCAAGTGCAGGGTTGAGATACTGCTGGAATAA